The Crocosphaera subtropica ATCC 51142 genome includes a window with the following:
- a CDS encoding phycobilisome linker polypeptide: MTSLTAAQRLGFEPFVNMAPVELRGNWTEEQAEVAIRAAYRQVLGNDHLMSCERLLSAESLLRNGAISVKDFIRAIALSELYRNKFFHSNPQNRFIELNYKHLLGRVPYDQSEIAYHSDLYHQEGYEAEINSYIDSLEYQENFGDRIVPYCRGFSSQRNQKTVGFSRTFQLYRGYANSDRAQGNSHQGKLIQEVARNSASPVYIGETAEVLCGVSGGNRDQVYRLRVVQKGVIGTKTQLRRSCREYLVPYEQLSNKLQQINRQGGKVINITPA, from the coding sequence CAGCGCAACGGTTAGGTTTTGAACCTTTTGTGAATATGGCTCCTGTGGAGTTGCGAGGAAATTGGACAGAAGAGCAAGCAGAAGTAGCGATTCGTGCTGCGTATCGTCAGGTACTCGGTAACGATCATCTGATGTCTTGTGAGCGACTCTTGAGTGCAGAATCTTTACTGAGAAATGGTGCCATTTCCGTCAAAGATTTTATCAGAGCGATCGCTCTGTCTGAGCTATACCGCAATAAATTTTTCCATAGCAATCCCCAAAATCGCTTTATCGAACTCAATTATAAACATCTATTAGGTAGGGTTCCCTACGACCAATCGGAAATCGCCTATCACAGCGATCTATATCATCAAGAGGGATACGAAGCAGAAATTAATTCTTATATCGACTCTCTTGAATATCAAGAAAACTTTGGTGATAGAATCGTACCCTATTGTCGAGGGTTTTCAAGTCAGCGCAATCAAAAAACCGTTGGCTTTAGTCGGACCTTTCAACTCTATCGAGGATACGCTAATAGCGATCGCGCTCAAGGCAATAGTCATCAAGGTAAGTTAATTCAAGAAGTCGCCCGCAATAGTGCTTCCCCTGTGTACATTGGTGAGACAGCAGAAGTCTTATGCGGTGTGTCTGGTGGCAACCGTGACCAAGTCTATCGCCTGAGAGTGGTACAAAAAGGAGTCATAGGGACAAAAACCCAACTACGTCGTAGTTGTCGAGAATACCTTGTTCCCTACGAACAGCTATCCAATAAATTACAGCAAATCAACCGTCAAGGTGGCAAGGTAATCAATATTACCCCTGCTTAA